From Salinirubellus salinus, the proteins below share one genomic window:
- a CDS encoding MutS-related protein translates to MRLEDYWGVGPKTAALLREELGEPAAIEAIESVDGRTLAAAGLSRGRATRILRRAAGGEGLDLLATRDARAVYRDLVGLMEEYAVTDHAADRVRVLTPLADETRVVERLDRTERAVESWERLDESTREAVLAAFEEHDSTGGEADAVETALALLETGVGDEGGVFDPLSDLDAGRLAEAATALRALPDADGRVGEGADDRLDGLRASLGAVEDLRADAGGVAEAVRESARDASEFRDAFRSHVTRETGVEGELVRETMPSEARAADTFVTEALRGLAAGLREQVDEREAEVRNRLAGAVEDGREDVDRAVEVVDDLAFELSLARFAVAFGLRRPELVDRGGVLAVRGARNLELVDRGESVQPVAYGLGDHTLDIDAPREDRVAVLTGANSGGKTTLLETLAGVALLAHMGLPVPAEEAQVSLVDRLVFHRRHASFNAGVLESTLRSVVPPVTESGRTLLLVDEFEAITEPGSAANLLHGLLTLAVEREALGVFVTHLAEDLEPLPDTARTDGIFAEGLTPDLELEVDYQPRFGTLGRSTPEFIVSRLVAESTDASERAGFEVLARAVGQEAVQRTLADARWSESE, encoded by the coding sequence ATGCGACTGGAGGACTACTGGGGCGTCGGGCCGAAGACGGCCGCGCTGTTGCGCGAGGAACTCGGCGAGCCGGCGGCCATCGAGGCCATCGAGTCGGTCGACGGACGGACGCTTGCCGCGGCGGGGCTCTCTCGCGGGCGCGCGACTCGCATCCTGCGGCGGGCCGCCGGGGGCGAGGGACTCGACCTGCTGGCCACGCGCGACGCACGGGCGGTCTACCGTGACCTCGTCGGGCTGATGGAGGAGTACGCGGTGACCGACCACGCGGCCGACCGGGTGCGCGTGCTGACGCCGCTCGCGGACGAGACGCGCGTCGTCGAGCGACTCGACCGGACCGAGCGCGCCGTCGAGTCGTGGGAGCGACTGGACGAGTCGACCCGCGAAGCCGTCCTCGCGGCGTTCGAGGAGCACGACTCGACCGGTGGGGAGGCCGACGCGGTGGAGACGGCGCTCGCGCTCCTCGAGACGGGTGTCGGCGACGAAGGTGGCGTGTTCGACCCGCTCTCTGACCTCGACGCGGGCCGACTGGCCGAGGCGGCCACCGCGCTCCGGGCGCTCCCCGACGCGGATGGCCGAGTCGGCGAGGGAGCCGACGACCGACTCGACGGGCTCCGGGCGTCGCTCGGTGCCGTCGAGGACCTGCGGGCCGACGCCGGCGGCGTCGCCGAGGCCGTCCGCGAGAGCGCGCGGGACGCGAGCGAGTTCCGCGACGCGTTCCGCTCGCACGTCACGCGCGAGACGGGCGTGGAGGGCGAACTCGTCCGCGAGACGATGCCGAGCGAGGCGCGAGCCGCGGACACGTTCGTCACCGAGGCCCTGCGCGGGCTCGCGGCGGGCCTGCGCGAGCAGGTGGACGAACGCGAGGCCGAGGTCCGGAACCGGCTGGCCGGGGCGGTCGAGGACGGCCGCGAGGACGTCGACCGGGCCGTCGAGGTGGTCGACGACCTCGCGTTCGAACTCTCGCTGGCCCGGTTCGCCGTGGCGTTCGGCCTGCGGCGGCCCGAGCTGGTGGACCGGGGCGGCGTCCTCGCCGTTCGGGGGGCGCGCAACCTCGAACTCGTGGACCGGGGCGAGTCGGTCCAGCCCGTCGCGTACGGTCTCGGTGACCACACGCTCGACATCGACGCCCCACGCGAGGACCGGGTCGCCGTGCTGACCGGGGCGAACTCGGGCGGGAAGACGACGCTGCTGGAGACGCTCGCGGGTGTCGCCCTGCTGGCCCACATGGGGCTCCCGGTGCCAGCCGAGGAAGCGCAGGTGTCGCTCGTCGACCGCCTCGTGTTCCACCGCCGGCACGCCTCGTTCAACGCCGGCGTCCTCGAGTCGACCCTGCGGTCGGTGGTCCCCCCGGTGACCGAGTCCGGGCGGACGCTCCTGCTCGTCGACGAGTTCGAGGCCATCACCGAACCCGGGAGCGCGGCGAACCTGCTCCACGGCCTGCTGACGCTGGCCGTCGAACGCGAGGCGCTCGGGGTGTTCGTCACCCACCTCGCAGAGGACCTCGAACCGCTGCCGGACACCGCCCGGACCGACGGCATCTTCGCGGAGGGGCTGACCCCAGACCTCGAACTCGAGGTCGACTACCAGCCCCGGTTCGGGACGCTCGGGCGCTCGACGCCGGAGTTCATCGTCTCCCGTCTCGTCGCGGAGTCGACGGACGCCAGCGAGCGCGCCGGGTTCGAGGTGCTCGCGCGGGCCGTCGGACAGGAGGCCGTCCAGCGGACGCTGGCGGACGCGCGGTGGAGCGAGTCCGAGTGA